The following coding sequences lie in one Danio rerio strain Tuebingen ecotype United States chromosome 25, GRCz12tu, whole genome shotgun sequence genomic window:
- the urahb gene encoding 5-hydroxyisourate hydrolase b translates to MSSASDISPLSTHVLNTGDGVPAQRMTLSLHRLEPRITVWSLVTVGSTNEDGRCPGLISRDAFTPGMYKMRFETQQYWESLGQSSFYPYVEIIFTITDVDQRLHVPLLISRFSYSTYRGS, encoded by the exons aTGTCTTCAGCATCAGACATCAGTCCTCTGAGCACACACGTGCTGAACACCGGCGATGGGGTCCCGGCTCAGAGGATGACCCTCAGTCTGCACCGGCTGGAGCCCCGCATCACCGTCTGGAGCCTCGTCACCGTCGG gagcacGAATGAGGACGGCCGCTGTCCAGGCCTGATCAGCAGAGACGCCTTCACTCCAGGAATGTACAAGATGCGCTTCGAGACGCAGCAGTACTGGGAGAGTCTGGGTCAGTCCAGCTTCTACCCCTATGTGGAG aTCATCTTCACAATAACAGACGTGGATCAGAGGCTTCATGTGCCGCTGCTGATCAGCAGATTCTCCTACAGCACATACAGAGGCAGCTGA